The Silene latifolia isolate original U9 population chromosome Y, ASM4854445v1, whole genome shotgun sequence sequence ATGCTTGATGGATGGTGTGCTACCACCAATAGTAGATGTCATAAAGGGGGCAGAGTGTGGATTATGTGGAGACCTAATTTATTTGATGTTTTGGTGGATCAATATGATGCTCAGTTTATTCATGCTAAGGTTACATCTAGAGTTAATCAATAATATTTTTGGTTGATAATGATATATGCTTTTAATGACGGGGCTGAAAGGAGAGATCTCTGGAGTAAATTGGGAGTTATTGCACAGAGATATCAGGATCCTTGGGCTCTTGCAGGGGATTTCAACACTGTTATCAATCCTATAGAGAGAATGGGAGGCGACACTAGGCAGAATGATATGGATGAGTTCATATCTTGCCAGGATGAATGTGGTATGactcatatagctgcaactgggGCATTTTATACTTGGAACAACAAACAGGAGCCCTTGACTAGGGTTTATAGCAGGTTGGACAAGTTCCTTATTAATCAGGAATGGCTCACAAGGTACCCTGACATGAGAGCACATTTCCACCCAGAAGGGTTGTTTGATCACTGCCCTTGTACTGTGAGTAAAATTCTTATTGGTGACAAGAAAAGAACTAGCtttaaatacttcaatatgtggagCAAATCCCCTTCTTTTCTGATTAGGGTTCAAGAGGAATGGCAGAAGCATTATGAGGGACATAAGATGTTTTCTGTGGTTAAAAGATTGAAAGCCTGAAAACTATCTTTGAAGAGCCTTAATAGAGACTATTTTGCAGATATTGAAACTAATGCCAGTATTGCTGAGACTGAACTGCTGACCATTCAAAACCAGCTGGTCCAGGACCCTCAGAATGCTCTGCTCATTAATAAGGAGATTGAAACTGCTGTCAGGGTGAAGGAACTAATAGAGGCCAGAAATAGCTATTTGAGTCAAAAAGTTAAGATGCAATGGTTAGAAGCAGGTGATAATAACACAACTTATTTTCATGGTACTATTAAGAAGAAAAATAGCTTGAACAAGGTTATTCAAATTGATGATCAATTTGGCAAGACTTGGATAGATAGCCAGAGTATTCAGAATGCATTTTTGGATTATTAACAGACTTTATTGGGCGATAATAAGCCAACTGAAAAGGTGAGAAGGCAAGTCTTGAGTGAGGGGAAATGCTGTACCAAGTATCATGTTGAGATATTGAACAAAGCTGTGACAAATGATGACATTAAATCTATTTTTTTCTCTATACCTATTGATAAGTCTCCAGGGCCAGATGGGTACACTAGTGCTTTCTTTAAAGATACCTGGGATATTGTAGGGGCTGATGTTTGTGCTTCTATTAAAGATTTTTTTGCAACGGGTAAGCTGTTGACGCAGATCAATGCTACAAAcataactcttattcctaaatgtGACAGGCCAACTTCAGTCAAACAATTTAGGTCTATTGCTTGCTGCAACATGATATATAAGGTGATTTCTAAACTGCTATACAATAGATTAGCCCAGGTGTTGCCTGACATCATTAGTGAGAACCAGGGTGCTTTCATAAAGGGTAGATCAATAATTGAAAATGTCCTCATTTGTCAAGATCTTgtcaaaatgtataataggaaagctGTGTCCCCAAGATGTTTATTCGACATTGATTTACAAAAGGCCTATGACACTGTAGAATGGGATTTTGTTGAACAATTATTCAAGAGTATCCAGTTTCTGATGCCTTCACCCAGAGAGTCATGGTCTGTGTAAAAACTACCTCTTTTTCTCTTTGTCTTAATGGGAGCCAATTTGGATATTTCAAAGGAAAAGGGGGCTTAGGAAAGGTGATCCCATTTCCCCTCTCATATTCAATATATGCATGGAGTATCTAACAAGAATGATCAATTACGCCATAGCCAGATGGCCTTTCCAGTACCATTCTTTATGTAAGGCCACTAAATTAAACCatctgatgtttgctgatgacctccTTATGTTTTATAAGGGAAATATTTAATCCATTATATTACTCCTTAGGGCCTTCTCCTCATTCTCTAAGGCTTCTCGTCTTATAATGAACAACTCCAAATCTGAAGTATATTATAATGGGGTGGTTCAGCAGGTCAAAGATGACATTCAACAATTTGCAGGATTTGTGGAAGGGATTATGCCTTTCAGATACTTGGCAGTGCCAATTCAGGCAGGTAGATTGACTAAAAAAGAGTGTAATATCCTGACTGAAAGAATGGTGGCCAGAATAAGTAGCTTAGGAGCCAGAAAGCTATCCTATGCAGGTAGAGTAACACTTATCAATTCAGTGCTCAATACTCTTTACTCTTACTAGGCAGGAATCTTTCCGATTCCCAAATGTGTGATCAAGAGGATATAAGCCATTTGTAGAAACTTCCTTTGGGATGGCAGCTCTAAGTATCACAAGGTGCCCCTTGTTGCTTGGGATACTGTCACTCTACCTAAAAATGAGGGTGGCCTTAGCATTAAAGGAGCTCTGAACTGGAACTATGCTACAGTTGTCAAACTAGTTGATTGGGTGTATAAAAAAGCAGATAGGCTATGGATTAAATGGGTTCACTAGCTATACATAAAGAACAAGGATTGGCATACCTATTCCCCCCTCCTGATGCTGCGTGGGCATGGAAAAATGTATGCAAGGTAAAAGATTTGATGAAGAATGGTTAGGTTAGAAATACTTGGGTGTCTGATGCCAAAGGATACACCATAACTAGTGGTTATGAgtggcttaggcataaacaaccTAAGCAGAACTGGATTCATTTGGTCTGGAGTAGCTGGAACATTCCTAAACATGCTATCATAATATGGATAATCATGAATAATGGCATGAAAGTGAAAGAGAAATTGTTCAGTTTAGGGTGCTGCACTGATGACGGATGCATTATCTGTGACAGTGAGGCTGAGACCCAAAGCCATTTATTTTTTTACTATAACTACAGCAAGCATGTTGTGCAGTTACTGGAACAGTGGTGTGGTTTTAGAATACCTGTCAGCCTGATGGGGGGAATAAGACCAGCCAAGACAAATTTAAACAGCAATTTCATTATCTGATTTGGAATGCCTCCTACTATCACATATGGGCTCAAAGGAATTGAGCATGCATACATTCAGTCATCCTAAGACCTCAGAGACTTGCTGAAATTATTAAAGAAGAGGTTCGCAAAAGGATTAAACTGAAGCTGGGCAGATCTGCTAGCAGATGTGATCGTGTTTGGCAAAGGAAATGGGGAGTATGAGTCTTTACTTGTAGTGTGGAAATGTTGTTTTGTTGTAATATTAGCAGTCCGTTTATATTGTTTGTCTTCTGATATGGTTTATAAGAGAATTAGCACCTGTGCTATTTCTCTTAAACGCTTGTAATTATTTTTGTGCTTATTATATCCtttcacattttaccaaaaaaagaaaaaaaaagaaaaagaaaactcCTTACTCCCTTGACATTCACGGTAGGAGGAAGTTGCTCTATTACCTTAACTTTTTCTTTGTCCACCTCAATGCCTCTTTCCGAAATAAGATGACCCTAAACAATACCGTCATTTACCATGAAATGGCATTTTTCGCAATTTAACACAAGATTCACATTTTCATATtattgcaatacaagagaaagactATGTAATCAAGACTTGAAATCCTCCCCATATACACTAAAATAATCCATGAacacttccattatggtttcaaTGAAATACGAAAAGATGCTCATCATACATCTTTAAAAATTTGTGGGAGCATTACAAAGTCTGAAAGGTATTCTCCTATACGCAAATGTTTCGTAGGGAATTGTGAAAATGGttttgtgttggtcatccggatgtattgggatttggaagaatcccgaatatccgtctaggtagcaaaagaatttgttcgaggctaacctctcaagcatttggtcaatgaaggggAGAGGGAAATTTCTTGTggcggaattcaatttacgatagtAAATACACATCCTTCATCCCGTGACTATACTAGTGGGCATTAGTTGACTTTTGTCGTTCTTTACCATCGTGGTGCCTCTTTTCTTAGGCACCAGTTGAACGGGGCTAACCAATAAGGAATCTGAGATGGGATAAATAATTcctgcatcaagtaatttcataatcTCTCCTTTTGCCACGTCTTGCATATGGaggtttagtctcctttgtccGTGAATTGTAGGTCTATGGTCATCTTCTAGGTGTATCCTATGCATGTAAAATTCAAGGCTAGTGCCTTTAAGATGATCTAGattataacctatagccttttcaagCTTCCTTAACACATTGAGCAAGTCATGCAATTGATCCTTTTCAAGTTTTGCATTAACGATAATGGGTTTTGTTTTAGACTTATCCAGGTAAGCATACATCAAATTAGGGGGAAGAGGTTTTAGAAAAGGAGTTTCTACCTCACTTTGTGAAGATTTGTTGATAACACCTTTCACCTTCAACGCTTGTTCAAGAGTGAACTCTTTGTTGTTTAATGTGGCTTCCAATAGATCTACTTCCATCTCCAATTGGCTATCCTTGGCTTCACTTGATTCTAAATCAAATAATGCTTCCAAAGGGTATTTAATGAAAGTAGTGATCACATGTGTAATACCACAATTTTCTTAGTCCTATTACTCAGTCaaatagggctaactcggccgagtaaagtgtcgtgtgttttctggtcaggctactgtccaggaacactcggctGAGTACTCTTAGTACCCGACCGAGTGACCGGTCTGACGAGatttattttcgcggtttgattaaggatgattaaaggttatataaatcatgtttttacagtttctattcattttaccaaaacctaattacAGTCTACGCTTCTCTAATCATCtttaatcactctcaaggcaatTGATCTTCCTTGAGTCTTTTGTTCATCTCTTTCACGTCAGTTCATCGGTAAGTCACTAATTCCGTATCTTTGGTTTAGGGAAAAGGTTGATTGGCATGGTTGTGATCAGTATTGTTGCGATTGTTattaggtgaaggattcgtagaggagcaaTTCTAGCTTCTGTTGTGTGCTTGTGATTCGGATCAGTGATAAGgtaaggttttccctactcagttgcctgtttaattgatttaggacggggttcaatgttgtatTGGCATGATTGGAATTATTATTGGAATTGTCTTTCTTGGTTGTTggaattgttgttgtttgtctatgttgcgaggtgcgtcctcggctgagtggagtcattttcgggaatggcttcacgcccttaattcgccccttgtggttcccgtcacaaagggggatgtgtacattaatggaaATGGGTTGTTGCTCATTGTGACGAGCGGGGCTTAGGCGGGCATGGccgcggtcctccactggcagtgaggattacctgtcgcgatgggtaatctgggagggctacacacttaagtgtgtaacCGGATATGAGATGTGATTGGAGTTGGAGAATGGTTGTATAGTTGTTTGCCGTGGTTGTTTCTTTGTGATtagcttatcttgattattcactgaactgaccccgttgtgttttataaaaatgtggtgatccattcggggatggtgagcagatgtgacaggtgatgattacATTTAGCTGCTGGGAcgaggatgggatgtcatcactttgagtctagcGTCTGCTGTCACGAGTTTAGATACCTTGTTTTGATGTATTGAGATTTATATACTGTTACTTTAGTTTTCAGTTGAGACGATGTATTCACTatactttatactttaataattgttattgaatggttacttttgatatacttaccgCGGGccaccgagatggtagcatcttcatatgctagggtggtccttggtaaggtaccttagtacgtgggggtgttataaagtggtatcaaagcaacgattttggaacctaaaaacCAATGACccaaatgaacatagggagtctaattaaaatgaatccgggtaggaattgtttggagctaccacaaAGGTTTGAGAGACGTCTAGAAGCCGCAATATTGCCCTTACAACTTCAAGCCGGTCACTTTGGGGTGTGTCAAGGGGAtcgttgtgtgtgtgtgtgtgtgtgtgtgtgtgtgtgtgtgtgtgtgtgtgtgtgtgtgtgtgtgtgtgtgtgtgtgtgtgtgtgtgtgtgtgtgtgtgtgtgtgtgtgtgtgtgtgtgtgtgtgtgtgtgtgtgtttatgtgtgtgtgtgtgtgtgtgtgtgtgtgtgtgtgtgtgtgtgtgtgtgtgtgtgtgtgtgtgtgtgtgtgtgtgtgcgtttATGTGTATGAATAGAGTGGTACATGTGTATCTTGGTTGGAAGTGATTTAGAAATTGTACTATGTGGTAGTCTATGTGGATTAGTATGGGTATGTGGACTAATGTGATGATTTTGACTAGTAATATGATTGGCATG is a genomic window containing:
- the LOC141628475 gene encoding uncharacterized protein LOC141628475, translating into MIYAFNDGAERRDLWSKLGVIAQRYQDPWALAGDFNTVINPIERMGGDTRQNDMDEFISCQDECGMTHIAATGAFYTWNNKQEPLTRVYSRLDKFLINQEWLTRYPDMRAHFHPEGLFDHCPCTVSKILIGDKKRTSFKYFNMWSKSPSFLIRVQEEWQKHYEGHKMFSVLVQDPQNALLINKEIETAVRVKELIEARNSYLSQKVKMQWLEAGDNNTTYFHGTIKKKNSLNKTLLGDNKPTEKVRRQVLSEGKCCTKYHVEILNKAVTNDDIKSIFFSIPIDKSPGPDGYTSAFFKDTWDIVGADVCASIKDFFATGKLLTQINATNITLIPKCDRPTSVKQFRSIACCNMIYKVISKLLYNRLAQVLPDIISENQGAFIKGRSIIENVLICQDLVKMYNRKAVSPRCLFDIDLQKAYDTVEWDFVEQLFKSIQFLMPSPRESWSV